The following proteins are encoded in a genomic region of Rissa tridactyla isolate bRisTri1 chromosome 5, bRisTri1.patW.cur.20221130, whole genome shotgun sequence:
- the CPXM1 gene encoding probable carboxypeptidase X1: protein MAGTTSPVCPASRHIAARVEEGTVGFPWDRGRREAAPRRERAGGGGGEGRRERRGRAGAGWAGAGSAGQAGPGAAPLRRGHAGVPPRPDAAAALPPRRRPLGRRPPASPYVPGGWRPPPPSPSAPEPRRRAPPGAPRGLPQKARRRTPREARHRAPPPTAAGPPKSTATAPPKGTGAAPSRGTTPRPPPTTAGPSKGTRVVPPRGTAATPRKSTTTGPPKGTGTTSPRGTAATPPKGTTSGPPKGTGATPPKGTGASTSKSTTATPPKSAAGGTPGSAAPSSSGPPERGRLKEGGPGAKAPAPRKKLVRVKVVKKKVVKKKPKAPGKDTAAPQEPLCPPLGLESLRVLDSQLRSSSDKRYGLGAHRGRLNIQSGLYDGDFYDGGWCAGQEDTEQWLEVDARRLTNFTGVITQGLNSIWTYDWVTSYKVQVSNDTHTWQPCRNGTEEAVFPGNKDPETPVLNLLPSPVVARYLRINPQTWFQNGTICLRAEVLGCPLPDPNNIYAWDSQPLPTDKLDFRHHNYKEMRKLMKRVNDECPDITRVYSIGKSYLGLKMYVMEISDNPGQHEVGEPEFRYVAGMHGNEVLGRELLLNLMEYLCREFRLGNPRVVQLVTETRIHLLPSMNPDGYETAYKLGSELSGWAMGRWTYEGIDLNHNFADLNTALWDAEDNDLVPHEFPNHYIPIPEYYTFANATVAPETRAVIDWMQRYPFVLSANLHGGELVVTYPFDMTRTYWKAQELTPTADDGVFRWLATVYATSNLAMASEERRLCHYDDFIRFGNIINGANWHTVPGSMNDFSYLHTNCFEITVELSCDKFPHASELPAEWENNRESLLLYMEQVHRGIKGVVRDRDTEQGIANAIISVDGINHDVRTAGTMVEYRIRPYCEEDYETVREVFATGMSEYAPALCLHVLRQPWALLALGCTFCLLLASGRSLLLPVLALTLLLALARHLLGCAWSTYIDRCLGDDLRDIGAAYAESAGAQFWVAEADERVVGTVGVRPADNGADGELVLKRMSVRKDYRGLGIAKALARTALDFARQRGYRAVVLNTLMLQHEARALYEHLGFRQHRRYVLPTAYGRLANCTITTYRYDLPGTP, encoded by the exons ATGGCGGGCACCACCAGCCCCGTGTGCCCGGCATCCCGGCACATTGCTGCGCGCGTGGAGGAAGGGACCGTGGGTTTCCCGTGGGACCGCGGCCGGCGAGAGGCCGCACCCCG gcgggagcgggcggggggcgggggcggggaggggcggcgaGAGCGGCGGGGGAGGGCCGGGGCAGGCTGGGCCGGGGCAGGCAGCGCCgggcaggcagggccgggggctgctccgcTCCGCCGCGGCCATGCTGGGGTTCCCCCTCgccctgatgctgctgctgctctccccccccgccgccgcccgcttgGGCGGCGCCCCCCGGCAAGCCCCTACGTCCCCGGGGGCTGGCGGCCGCCCCCACCGAGCCCGTCCGCCCCGGAGCCACGCAGACGGGCACCCCCGGGGgcgccccgggggctgccccaaAAGGCACGGCGGCGGACCCCCCGAGAGGCACGGCACCGAGCCCCCCCCCCAACCGCGGCGGGCCCCCCCAAAAGCACCGCGACGGCCCCCCCTAAAGGCACCGGGGCGGCCCCCTCGAGAGGCACGACACCGAGGCCCCCCCCAACCACGGCGGGCCCCTCCAAAGGCACCAGGGTGGTCCCCCCGAGAGGTACCGCAGCGACCCCCCGGAAGAGCACCACGACGGGCCCCCCCAAAGGCACCGGCACGACCTCTCCGAGAGGCACGGCAGCGACCCCCCCGAAGGGCACTACGTCGGGCCCCCCCAAAGGTACCGGGGCGACCCCCCCGAAGGGCACCGGAGCGAGCACCTCAAAAAGCACCACGGCCACCCCCCCAAAAAGCGCGGCGGGGGGGACCCcgggcagcgcagccccctcCAGCTCCGGCCCCCCCGAGCGCGGGCGGCTGAAGGAGGGGGGCCCCGGGGCCAAAG CCCCGGCACCCAGGAAGAAGCTGGTGCGGGTTAAAGTGGTAAAGAAGAAAGTGGTGAAGAAGAAGCCGAAGGCTCCGGGCAAGGACACAGCTGCTCCACAGGAGCCTC TGTGTCCCCCGCTGGGGCTGGAGTCCCTGCGGGTGCTGGACTCCCAGCTCCGATCCTCCAGTGACAAGCGCTACGGCCTGGGCGCCCACCGCGGGCGCCTCAACATCCAG TCAGGGCTGTACGACGGGGACTTCTACGACGGCGGCTGGTGCGCGGGGCAGGAGGACACGGAGCAGTGGCTAGAGGTGGATGCCCGCCGGCTCACCAACTTCACCGGCGTCATCACACAGGGGCTTAACTCCATCTGGAC GTACGACTGGGTGACATCCTACAAAGTTCAGGTCAGCAACGACACTCACACATGGCAGCCGTGCCGCAACGGCACCGAGGAGGCG gtCTTCCCCGGGAACAAGGACCCCGAGACGCCAGTGCTCAACCTGTTGCCCTCGCCGGTGGTAGCACGCTACCTGCGCATCAACCCCCAGACCTGGTTCCAGAATGGCACCATCTGCCTGCGGGCAGAGGTCCTGGGCTGCCCGCTGCCAG ACCCAAACAACATCTACGCTTGGgacagccagcccctgcccaccgACAAGCTGGATTTCCGCCATCACAACTACAAGGAGATGAGAAAG CTGATGAAGCGAGTGAACGACGAGTGCCCCGACATCACCCGCGTCTACAGCATCGGGAAGAGTTACCTGGGCCTCAAGATGTATGTCATGGAGATCTCCGACAACCCTGGGCAGCACGAAGTGG GAGAGCCAGAGTTCCGCTACGTGGCGGGGATGCACGGCAATGAGGTGCTGGGCCGGGAGCTGCTGCTCAACCTGATGGAGTACCTGTGCCGGGAGTTTCGGCTGGGCAACCCCCGCGTGGTGCAGCTGGTCACCGAGACCCGCATCCACCTCCTGCCTTCCATGAACCCCGACGGCTACGAGACCGCCTACAAGCTG GGGTCGGAGCTGTCAGGTTGGGCCATGGGCCGCTGGACCTACGAGGGCATCGACCTCAACCACAACTTCGCCGACCTGAACACAGCGCTGTGGGATGCTGAGGACAACGACCTGGTGCCCCATGAGTTCCCCAACCACTACATCCCCATCCCTGAGTACTACACCTTTGCCAATGCCACG GTGGCCCCCGAGACGCGGGCGGTGATCGACTGGATGCAGCGGTACCCCTTTGTGCTGAGCGCCAACCTGCATGGGGGGGAGCTGGTGGTCACCTACCCCTTCGACATGACCCGCACCTACTGGAAGGCGCAGGAGCTGACCCCCACCGCCGACGACGGGGTCTTCCGCTGGCTGGCCACTGTCTACGCCACCTCCAATCTGGCCATGGCCAGCGAGGAGCGGCGCCTCTGCCACTACGATGACTTCATCCGCTTTGGCAACATCATCAACGGGGCCAACTGGCACACGGTGCCCGGCA GCATGAACGACTTCAGCTACCTGCACACCAACTGCTTCGAGATCACGGTGGAGCTCTCCTGCGACAAGTTCCCGCACGCCTCCGAGCTGCCAGCCGAGTGGGAGAACAACCGGGAGTCCCTGCTGCTCTACATGGAGCAG GTGCACCGTGGGATTAAGGGGGTGGTTCGGGACAGAGACACGGAGCAGGGCATCGCCAACGCCATCATCTCTGTGGACGGCATCAACCACGACGTCCGGACGG CTGGCACCATGGTGGAGTACAGGATCCGGCCGTACTGCGAGGAGGACTACGAGACGGTGCGCGAGGTCTTCGCCACCGGCATGAGCGAGTACGCGCCGGCGCTGTGCCTGCATGTCCTGCGGCAGCCCTGGGCGCTGCTGGCGCTGGGCTGCACCTTCTGCCTGCTGCTAGCCAGTGGccgctccctgctgctgcccgtcCTGGccctcaccctgctgctggccctggcccGGCACCTCCTGGGCTGCGCCTGGAGCACCTACATCGACCGCTGCCTCGGGGACGACCTGCGGGACATCGGGGCTGCCTACGCCGAGAGCGCCGGTGCCCAGTTCTGGGTGGCGGAGGCGGACGAGCGGGTGGTGGGCACGGTGGGGGTGCGGCCGGCCGACAATGGCGCTGACGGGGAGCTGGTGTTGAAGAGGATGTCGGTGCGGAAGGACTACCGAGGCTTGGGCATCGCCAAGGCGCTGGCCCGCACCGCGCTGGACTTTGCCCGGCAGCGTGGCTACCGGGCCGTGGTGCTCAACACCCTGATGCTGCAGCACGAGGCCCGGGCCCTCTACGAGCACCTGGGCTTCCGCCAGCACCGCCGCTACGTCCTGCCCACCGCCTACGGCCGCCTGGCCAACTGCACCATCACCACCTACCGCTACGACCTGCCCGGCACACCCTGA
- the NAT8 gene encoding N-acetyltransferase 8, with the protein MASYRIRQYREQDYDAVRTLFARGILEHAPAGYRHILRSARAQLGLLVLFAAVRAAAGYWVLGLAAVALALAATWPVVRSFSTSYVQDALCTDLCDISTSYLRAPDSCFWVAEAGGSVVGMVAVAPAQDPAERGVALELKRMSVSKDYRGRGISKALCGEVLRFARARGYGAVVLSTSMVQVAAQRLYEGQGFKKVGTFSPSLLGSLLCFQIFHYRCDLPGGTAAPPR; encoded by the coding sequence ATGGCGTCCTACCGCATCCGGCAGTACCGGGAGCAGGACTACGACGCCGTGCGGACCCTCTTCGCCCGCGGCATCTTGGAGCACGCGCCAGCCGGCTACCGCCACATCCTGCGCTCGGCACGGGcgcagctggggctgctggtcctCTTCGCAGCGGTGCGGGCAGCTGCCGGCTactgggtgctggggctggcggCCGTGGCCCTGGCACTGGCGGCCACCTGGCCCGTGGTCCGCTCCTTCAGCACCTCCTACGTGCAAGATGCGCTGTGCACCGACCTCTGCGACATCTCCACCAGCTACTTGCGGGCGCCCGACTCCTGCTTCTGGGTGGCGGAGGCTGGGGGGTCCGTGGTGGGCATGGTAGCCGTGGCACCGGCGCAGGATCCGGCTGAGAGAGGGGTGGCCCTAGAGCTGAAGAGAATGTCGGTCAGCAAGGACTACCGGGGCCGGGGCATCTCCAAAGCGCTCTGCGGGGAGGTGCTGCGCTTCGCCCGGGCGAGGGGCTACGGGGCGGTGGTCCTCTCCACCTCCATGGTGCAGGTGGCCGCCCAGCGGCTCTACGAGGGCCAGGGCTTCAAGAAGGTGGGCACCTTCAGCCCCTCGCTGCTCGGCAGCCTCCTCTGCTTCCAGATCTTCCACTACCGCTGTGACCTGCCCGGTGGCACCGCGGCCCCGCCACGCTAG
- the VPS16 gene encoding vacuolar protein sorting-associated protein 16 homolog — protein sequence MDCYTANWNPLGEEAFYRKFELYTMEWNLKEDLRDCLVAAAPYGGPIALLKNNARKEKSPSARPLLEIYSASGLLLASIPWKSGQLVQLGWTASEDLLCIQEDGTVLIYNLFCEFKRHFSMGNEVLQNHVLEAKVFHTEYGTGVAILTGAHRFSLTTNIDDLKLRRMPEVPGLQKPPSCWAVLSQDRVTIVLLAVGQDLYLLDNTSCSVVTPPGMSPSAGAYLQMAVSFNYRCLALFTDTGYIWMGLATLKEKLCEFNSSIRSPPKQMVWCMRPRSRQRAVVVAWDRQLMVAGNSTECIQFVLDEDSYLVPELDGVRILSRTSHEFLHEIPEASQEIFKIASMAPGALLLEAQKEYEKESQKADEYLREIKDQKLLPEAVSQCIEAAGYEHEPDTQKSLLRAASFGKCFIDKFPPESFVRMCQDLRVLNAIRDYQIGIPLTFTQYKRLTIEVLLDRLVLRRLYPLAIRICEYLRLSEIQGVSRILAHWACYKVQQKDKSDEEVAHAINQKLGDTPGISYSEIAARAYDCGRTELAIKLLEYEPRSGEQVPLLLKMKRSKLALSKAIESGDTDLVYTVVLHLKNELNRGTFFMTLQNQPVALSLYRQFCKHQERETLKDLYNQDDNHQELGNFHVHSSYSEKRIEGRVGALQNALDEYYKAKNEFAAKATEDQIKLLRLQRHLQEDFDKPYLDLSLHDTVSNLILDGHHKRAEQLYRDFKIPDKRYWWLKISALANRGDWEEMEKFSKSKKSPIGYLPFVEISVKHHNRYEAKKYAPRVTPEQRVKAFVLVGDLDQAADAAIEHKNETEMNFVLSKCTASTDTAVVEKLNRARAQLLKK from the exons ATGGACTGTTACACGGCCAACTGGAACCCGCTGGGCGAGGAGGCCTTCTACcg GAAGTTCGAGCTGTACACCATGGAGTGGAACCTGAAGGAGGACCTGCGGGACTGCCTGGTGGCTGCCGCCCCGTACGGGGGACCCATAG ctctgctgaagaaCAATGCCCGGAAGGAGAAATCCCCCAGTGCCCGCCCGCTGCTGGAGATCTACTCAGCCTCGGGGCTTCTCCTGGCCAGCATCCCG TGGAAGAGTGGCCAGTTGGTGCAGCTGGGCTGGACGGCCAGCGAGGACCTGCTGTGCATCCAGGAGGATGGCACCGTTCTCATCTACAACCTCTTCTGCGAGTTCAAGCGCCACTTCAGCATGGGCAAT GAGGTGCTGCAGAACCACGTGCTGGAGGCGAAGGTCTTCCACACGGAGTACGGCACCGGCGTGGCCATCCTCACTGGGGCGCACCGCTTCTCCCTGACCACCAACATCGACGACCTGAAGCTGCGCAGGATGCCCGAGGTTCCCG GTCTTCAGAAGCCTCCTtcctgctgggctgtgctgtcccAGGACAGAGTCACCATTGTCCTGCTGGCAGTCGGACAGGACCTCTACCTCCTGGACAACACCTCCTGCTCTGTGGTG ACGCCCCCTGGCATGAGCCCCTCTGCTGGTGCCTATCTGCAAATGGCCGTGTCCTTCAACTACCGCTGCCTGGCGCTCTTCACCGACACCGGCTACATCTGGATGGGGCTGGCCACGCTGAAG GAGAAGCTCTGCGAGTTCAACAGCAGCATCCGATCCCCACCCAAGCAGATGGTTTG GTGCATGCGTCCCCGGAGCCGGCAGCGTGCCGTGGTGGTGGCCTGGGACCGGCAGCTGATGGTGGCAGGGAACTCCACGGAGTGCATCCA GTTTGTCCTGGATGAAGACTCCTACCTGGTCCCTGAGCTGGACGGGGTCCGGATCTTGTCTCGCACCTCCCACGAGTTCCTGCATGAGATCCCAG AGGCCAGCCAGGAGATCTTCAAGATCGCCTCCATGGCCCCGGGGGCACTCCTGCTGGAGGCACAGAAGGAGTACGAG aaggagagcCAGAAGGCAGATGAGTACTTGCGGGAGATCAAGGACCAGAAGCTGCTCCCGGAGGCGGTGAGCCAGTGCATCGAGGCGGCTGGCTACGAGCACGAGCCGGACACCCAGAAGTCACTGCTGAGG GCAGCCTCCTTCGGGAAGTGCTTCATCGACAAGTTCCCCCCGGAGAGCTTCGTGCGCATGTGCCAGGACCTGCGGGTGCTCAACGCCATCCGGGACTACCAGATCGGCATCCCCCTCACCTTCACCCA ATATAAGCGGCTCACCATTGAGGTCCTACTGGACAG GCTGGTCCTGCGGCGGCTCTACCCCTTGGCCATCAGGATCTGCGAGTACCTGCGCCTCTCGGAGATCCAGGGCGTCAGCCGCATCCTGGCCCACTGGGCCTGCTACAAG GTGCAGCAGAAGGACAAGTCCGATGAGGAGGTGGCCCACGCCATCAACCAGAAGCTGGGCGACACGCCGGGCATCTCCTACTCTGAGATTGCCGCCCGGGCTTATGACTGCGGCAGGACAGAGCTGGCCATCAAG ctgctggagtATGAGCCACGCTCCGGGGAGCAGGTCCCGCTGCTGCTGAAGATGAAGCGGAGCAAGCTGGCCCTCAGCAAAGCCATCGAGAGTGGGGACACTGATCTGG TCTATACCGTCGTGCTCCACCTGAAGAATGAGCTGAATCGTGGCACCTTCTTCATGACGCTGCAGAACCAGCCGGTGGCTCTGAGCCTGTACCGCCAG TTCTGCAAGCACCAGGAGCGGGAGACGCTGAAGGACCTGTATAACCAGGACGACAATCACCAGGAACTTGGCAACTTCCACGTTCACTCCAGCTACTCGGAGAAG CGCATCGAGGGCCGAGTAGGAGCTCTGCAGAATGCCCTGGACGAGTACTACAAAGCCAAGAATGAGTTTGCTGCCAAG GCCACAGAGGATCAGATCAAGCTCCTGCGGCTCCAGCGACACCTCCAGGAAGACTTTGACAAGCCTTATCTCGACCTCTCACTGCACGATACTGTCTCCAACCTCATCCTGGACGGCCACCACAAGCGAGCTGAGCAGCTCTACCGGGACTTCAAGATCCCTGATAAGAG GTACTGGTGGCTGAAGATCAGTGCCCTGGCCAACCGCGGCGActgggaggagatggagaagtTCTCCAAGAGCAAGAAATCGCCTATCGGGTACCTG CCTTTTGTGGAGATCTCGGTGAAGCACCACAACCGCTACGAGGCCAAGAAGTATGCGCCCCGAGTGACCCCTGAGCAGCGTGTCAAGGCCTTCGTCCTGGTGGG GGACCTGGACCAGGCGGCCGATGCTGCCATCGAGCACAAGAACGAGACAGAGATGAACTTTGTGCTGTCCAAGTGCACGGCCAGCACCGACACAGCCGTGGTGGAGAAGCTGAACCGGGCCCGAGCCCAGCTCCTGAAGAAGTGA